ccctcaagtaccaccgcagccaccacccctcaagtaccaccacagccaccccccctcaagtaccaccgcagccACCCTTCCTCAAGTAACGtcactgccaccccccctcaagtaccaccacagccaccccccctcaagtaccaccgcagccaccccccctcaagtaccaccgcagccaccacccctcaagtaccaccgcagccACCCTTCCTCAAGTAACGtcactgccaccccccctcaagtaccaccacagccaccccccctcaagtaccaccgcagccaccccccctcaagtaccaccgcagccaccacccctcaagtaccaccacagccaccccccctcaagtaccaccgcagccACCCTTCCTCAAGTAACACCACTGCTACCCCCCCTTAagtaccaccacagccaccccccctcaagtaccaccgcagccacccccctcaagtaccactgcagccaccccccctcaagtaccaccgcagaCACCCTTCCTCAAGtaacaccactgccacccccctcaagtaccaccgcagccacccccccaagtaccaccgcagCCACCCCCTCAAATACCACTGCAGCCACCCCCCTCtaagtaccaccactgccacccccctttAAGTACCACcattgccacccccctcaagtaccaccgcagccaccccctcaagtaccaccactgccatccccctcaagtaccaccgcagccacccccctcaagtaccaccgcagccaccccctcaaattccaccactgccacccccctcaaataccaccactgccacccccctcaagtaccaccgcagccaccccccctcaagtaccaccgcagcTACCCTTCCTCAAGtaacaccactgccacccccctcaagtaccaccgcagccaacccccctcaagtaccaccgcaacCACCCAcctcaagtaccaccgcagccACCCTTCCTCAAGTaacaccactgccaccccctctcAAGTACCACCGcaaccacccccctcaagtaccactgcagccaccccctcaagtaccaccactgccacccccctcaagtaccaccgcagccaacccccctcaagtaccaccgcagccaacccccctcaagtaccaccgcagccACCCTTCCTCAAGTaacaccactgccaccccctctcAAGTACCACCGCAACCACCCCCTTCAAGTACCACTGCAGCCACCCTTCCTCAAGtaacaccactgccaccccccctcaagtaccaccacagccaccccccctcaagtaccaccgcagccacccccctcaagtaccaccgcagccacccccctcaagtaccactgcagccaccccccctcaagtactaccgcagccacccccctcaagtaccaccgcagccaccccccctcaagtaccaccgcagccacccccctcaagtaccaccactgccacccccctcaattaccaccactgccacccccctcaagtaccaccactgccacccccctcaagtaccaccgcagccaccccccctcaagtaccaccactgccacccccctcaagtaccactgcaACCACCCCCCTCAAGTTCCACTGCAAccaccccctcaagtaccaccgcagccacccccctcaagtcccaccactgccacccccctcaagtaccaccactgccacccccctcaagtaccaccgcagccaccccccctcaagtaccaccactgccacccccctcaagtaccaccactgccacccccctcaagtaccaccacaaccacccccctcaagtaccaccactgccacccccctcaagtaccaccccaaccacccccctcaagtaccaccactgccacccccctcaagtaccaccgcaaccacccccctcaagtaccaccactgccacccccctcaagtaccaccgttgCCACTCCCTCAAGTACCACCACAACCACCCTCTCAAGTAGCCTGCTTCaatcccccctcaacaccaccacttCCACCCCCCTCAACACAAAAATCATACTCTTCCTGTGGAGGGGGgggcttcatgatttcttgcaccggggccctgaagtttctagttatgcctctgactgcgagccaggccttctcgtccaacatcagtgcctgacctcacaaatgctcttctggaagaatggtcaaacattcccatagacaccctcctaaaccttgtggacggccttcccagaagagttgaagctgttatagctgcaaagggcggagccaactcaatattgaaccctccggactaagacagggatgtcattaaagttcatgtgcgtgtaaaggcaggcgtcccaatacttttggtaatataggtgTACATGGGTCATCCCTTTAGTGACACACCCAGGACTTGACAGGTATGTGAGTTTTGACAGGCTTGAAAGTTCTAGTGCAAAAGTCCCAAGCTCAGACTCAACCACACCCGTCAAATTAGACGTTACATCACAATAGAGCAACATTTGCTGCCAGCCTACAGCTATAAACAAGCTGCTCCTTCATACTGTACGGGTCACAGCACCCATCTGAATAATCAGGTCATACTGACCCGGCCAGCTGAAAGTGGTTCTGTGCCACCGTAGGACATCCGTCATTGTCAGTGAAAGGGCTTAGACAGCTGATGCCCGACAAAGCAGACATATCCTCATAAATGTCCATTCGTATTGACCCTTCACGTTTCTCACcctttacaaccccaattccaaaaaaaccTGACCTGTTGCCAATTCACCTGATTAGCTGGAAAAATGTTCCTCCAACTTTTCCCTTTTTGGTCAGCTTTTTCGTTGCCCTTTCCCAACTATTttaagacatgttgctgccatcaatgtCAAAGttactttatttttatctttatcaattttctcttttaaatatttgatatatattttttttttataatgtaaataAAATCTGGGTTCAGGAGATTTGTAAAtttttgcattctgtttttatgtcgaTTTTACACAATGCCCCAACTTTTCTTGATTTGGGGGTTGCAGAACAAGGGTCTTCTAAGCAAAAGTTCTTATAAACTCATTAATAAATGTTGAGTTTGGAGTCATGTAGACACAGAATTCCAGTCTTCACTCTACATTACAggatatacggggggggggggggggggggggctattgctgAGGGAAAAGTCTCTGGATCACCTTATCTACATGGGGCACTAAGGACAGATTGTATCTCATCGACCTATCATCTGGAACGAGGTCCTTTATGGTGTATTTGTTCTTCGTTTTACAGTGGAAAAGAATGGCCATTTCTTCACTTATATTCGATTTTTGTTTGTGTGTCGTAGCTACGTGGATGGAGGTTTGGAATACGTCTCGGGGATTCACAATCATTTTGGGGGAATTGAAGTTATTTGGCTGGTTAGGCAGTCGGAGACGGTAAGTGAGAATATTGACCCCGGGAACATGAGACCACATGTCAAATCCAGAGATGTTGACTGGAATGGGGAAGAGATGACTGTCAAAGAGGAAGACACTTGTATCTGGGTATTTATTCTGGAGATTCTCCATCAGTGATGACCAGTCCCAGTCCTTGACTGGGAGAATAATTTCATCAATGTCATTGAGGAGAAGAAACTTACTTTTGTACATGTTCCTGTATAGACAATCATTTAGGGCTGCAGTTTGTCCAAAATATCCAATCTCAGCATTGAGTCCATCGTAATAATGCCATTCTGTCGTTGTCTGAAGATGACGGTCTATTGGCCATGGCACCACCTCTAGAATCCCTTCATCAATGTAATGACGTAACACCTTATCTACATCCTGGGAACAGTTGGTGTTATAGATCGTGATCTTTGAGGCCCCCAGAATCTTGTACATCTCAATACTCTGGATCATCTGGAGGACATTGTTGTGGTTTCCAAACAAAGTAGAGATACAGACGGTGAAATTGGAGGAGATTGGCTGTGGTGGACGGTTCCTGACTTCAAACAGGAGGCTCTGATCTGTATTTATGGAGACAGTTGAAGAGAAAGACATATAAGTGTAATCACACCCTGAAGGTTCTGCACATAGAAGATCTGCTGTTCCATATGGGAACCCAAATCTGTCACTGTGAAGATCTATTTCTGCCCTCACAAAGACATTCTGATTGGAGGAACAATGGAAAATACAGTAGAGTTCTTTCACAGATACATGGATGATGGCGATGACCCGGACTGATTGGCCAAGTCTAGGCTCATAATACGGAGAGATGATAAATGTTCGACGATCCAGAGCTGTAATGGTGTCTGTGGCAATGGGAAGTTTCTGAGATCTCATCTTCCGATGTTTAAATTCTATATGGTAGGAGTAAAAACTGACAGCAAGGCACACAAATACAGACAATGTGCAGAACATGTATCTGGACGATGTCCTCATTCTGGTCCTATCAGGTGATCTTAGAAGAAACCAAAAATAGAGAGTAAGAGCATAAAATCATTTCAGCAAGATTTGAAATCTGCAACTCTAATGTAAAAAGTAGGTGAATGGCTCAAATGTACCAGCAGAGCTTACACTCTCTCATGAATAACATACATATTcagtagtgctgtacagagaacattgaCCCAGTTATATCAGTTTCTggaccagaagagcttacactctattattCCTCTAGAGTCACACACTATTACCCAACATTTATAGAATGAATAAAACTGGGTCATATCAGTCACAGCACCacaagagcttacattctaatgttcCCCTGTCATGTACCTGGAGAGGGCTTCCTTTGCACCTTCTGTGTCCAGGGCACAGTAGGATGAGAATTCAATATCAGGCAGGCAATTGTAGTACCAAGTCAGCAGACAGAAGAAAAAGTTGAACacaaggagagcaaaaaaaatcccaagaaattctttaagtatgtaaacagtaaaaaacggaggacagaccatattggccccataaagaatgaggaaggacatctggttacaaaggatggggagatggcgaaggtattgaatttattcttctcctcagtcttcacgagtgaatcggggggcttcagtaaccaaaactgcagtgtttaccctcatgacacaacacaggaagcacctccatggttaacagaggacggaattaaaattagacttgagaaacttaaatcaccgggaccagaaggcttgcatccgagggtacttagggaactcagtcaagtgattgccagaccgttgttcctaatttttacagacagtctattgactggaatggtaccagctgattggagaaaagccaatgtagcaccaatatttaaaaagggcccaaaaaacatcctgggaattacagaccagttagcctaacatcaatagtatgtaaactcttggaggggatgataagggactatatacaagattttagtaataagaacgatatcattagcagtaatcagcatggattcat
This window of the Aquarana catesbeiana isolate 2022-GZ linkage group LG01, ASM4218655v1, whole genome shotgun sequence genome carries:
- the LOC141129343 gene encoding beta-1,4-galactosyltransferase galt-1-like; this translates as MRTSSRYMFCTLSVFVCLAVSFYSYHIEFKHRKMRSQKLPIATDTITALDRRTFIISPYYEPRLGQSVRVIAIIHVSVKELYCIFHCSSNQNVFVRAEIDLHSDRFGFPYGTADLLCAEPSGCDYTYMSFSSTVSINTDQSLLFEVRNRPPQPISSNFTVCISTLFGNHNNVLQMIQSIEMYKILGASKITIYNTNCSQDVDKVLRHYIDEGILEVVPWPIDRHLQTTTEWHYYDGLNAEIGYFGQTAALNDCLYRNMYKSKFLLLNDIDEIILPVKDWDWSSLMENLQNKYPDTSVFLFDSHLFPIPVNISGFDMWSHVPGVNILTYRLRLPNQPNNFNSPKMIVNPRDVFQTSIHVATTHKQKSNISEEMAILFHCKTKNKYTIKDLVPDDRSMRYNLSLVPHVDKVIQRLFPQQ